The following coding sequences are from one Streptomyces sp. V3I7 window:
- a CDS encoding site-specific integrase produces MDLRHELMEGRAQLPRAGAVVDTGEAHPPYVVVNGIGHEVEPVTAYLRNLALSDNSPLTSRSYGFGMLRWFRLLWLLDVAWERATEAEAAVLTGWLRTAPNPQRRRRNPQSPPPGTVNPRTGKPYLSPGYAPTTINHALSVVSGFYTFHAHYGRGPVVNPVPVSPQRRRALSHLSPLETKPVLGRSRLRQKVAHRPPRSIPDLLWNELFTAMGCERDRALLDCYVTSGARAEELLGVGTNDIHWAKPGLYVISKGTRERELVPISPEACVRLARYLDSTGTPQAGDAVWRTRHGQDRPLTYWAMRRVVQRAQQNLGTNWTLHDLRHTAAHRMANGGKLTLPEVQTVLRHANIQTTSRYLAVRVEEIFDALLEHYNQPRPQTSYPTGYSADDIAAVFGA; encoded by the coding sequence GTGGATCTACGTCACGAACTGATGGAGGGCCGGGCCCAACTGCCTCGCGCCGGCGCCGTGGTGGACACCGGTGAGGCCCACCCTCCATACGTGGTCGTCAACGGCATCGGGCACGAAGTGGAGCCCGTCACCGCGTACCTGCGCAACCTGGCGCTGAGCGACAACAGCCCGTTGACCTCCCGAAGCTACGGGTTCGGGATGCTGCGTTGGTTCCGGCTCCTGTGGCTCCTCGATGTCGCCTGGGAACGGGCGACCGAGGCGGAGGCAGCTGTCCTGACCGGCTGGCTGCGTACGGCACCGAATCCTCAGCGTCGTCGGCGCAACCCTCAGTCGCCGCCCCCGGGGACGGTCAATCCGCGGACCGGAAAGCCGTATCTCAGCCCCGGATACGCCCCGACGACGATCAACCACGCATTGTCCGTGGTGAGCGGCTTCTACACGTTCCATGCGCACTACGGGCGCGGTCCGGTGGTGAACCCCGTACCCGTTTCGCCGCAGCGGCGCCGGGCGTTGAGTCACCTGAGTCCGCTGGAGACCAAGCCAGTTCTGGGCCGGTCCAGGTTGCGGCAGAAGGTCGCGCATCGGCCCCCGCGGTCCATTCCCGACCTCTTGTGGAACGAGCTGTTCACCGCGATGGGATGCGAGCGGGATCGGGCCCTGCTCGACTGCTACGTCACCAGCGGCGCCCGCGCGGAGGAGCTGCTCGGTGTCGGTACGAACGATATTCACTGGGCCAAGCCGGGCCTCTACGTCATCTCCAAGGGCACCCGCGAGCGCGAACTCGTTCCGATCTCGCCGGAAGCCTGTGTCCGGCTGGCCCGCTACCTGGACAGCACCGGTACACCGCAGGCCGGTGATGCCGTCTGGCGGACTCGGCACGGGCAGGACCGCCCACTGACCTACTGGGCGATGCGGCGGGTGGTGCAGCGGGCTCAGCAGAACCTCGGCACCAACTGGACCTTGCACGATCTTCGTCACACGGCGGCCCACCGGATGGCCAACGGAGGCAAGCTCACGCTGCCCGAGGTCCAGACCGTTCTCAGGCACGCCAACATCCAGACCACCAGTCGCTATCTGGCGGTGCGGGTCGAGGAGATCTTCGACGCTCTCCTGGAGCACTACAACCAGCCCCGGCCGCAGACGAGTTACCCGACCGGCTACTCCGCCGACGACATCGCGGCGGTGTTCGGTGCCTAA
- the cas3 gene encoding CRISPR-associated helicase Cas3' gives MVDERSVVELMRSMGMSEETVARVSRLWGKSAARNGGRTHLLLGHLLDTAAVAGLMWDRYLSPSFRRRLDEVAGGRGRAWFMWVCGIHDCGKACPAFQGLDAVEAAAVRAAGLAWGRLQTGRGKKWRHDVAGGAMLLPRLREEWGDAEAAAWVWPLVAGHHGAFPSVGRLRPPYPDALGRGSAWTEVQRAVVDVFSRAVGFDGLAAARPVSSLRKAEQLALAGLIVMADWIASDNECFEGLADARDVSPAGAFHRAELAWRKLGFQGGWAEVVLPGSAVAPLTGRLGVSPRASQRELVERAWSMPAPGLLVAEAPMGEGKTKGALAAAEVLAARFGLNGVFVAMPTQATSDPMYEQVLDWVRSFNPGLESQVALLHGKRRFNQQWKKIWEGEQPHGAGESESTVWDDFGAIDEDDDFGWPGSSTTEAEAERSGPPVWFLGSKRGLLTPFAVGTVDHLLYAATRTRHVMLRFAGLTGKVVIVDEVHAADVYMRQFLLEALRWLGQAGVPVVLLSATLPPAQRQAFVDAYLSGVLGVADVDQPVPAPAGYPCVTTAFAVAGQPVVESSRTRVPSWRESVPTRIEWLPDAEKEGAEVAAAAREVVRDGGVVLVVVNQVERAQAVYGALRDGGFDGPLHLLHGRLCTAHRAERTQECLRLMGPEAGGERPERMVVVATQLAEQSFDVDADLLITDLAPMDLLLQRIGRLHRHAGTRRPLAHATPRVLVTGVAAEDGGRPRFLYASKKIYGEWPLLRAAALVTEAAGPLVPRGGAGGGGSGAWSVPADVPGLVARAYGEAEVCPAEWDESAAFGSWRAEEEKRRSAAEEFLLTRPREWGATTLEGLHYAASSAGSEEDLDAVVRDGDRGVEVVVVHRVAGGFTALDGTQLGVHGEVLDEAVVERLLGGSVRLPVGLSEPGRLMKPLPGWSAHPWLRYAHALVLEDGCAELGESGLSYDDVLGLVVARR, from the coding sequence GTGGTGGACGAGCGGTCGGTTGTGGAACTGATGCGGTCCATGGGGATGTCCGAAGAGACCGTAGCGCGGGTGTCCCGGTTGTGGGGGAAGTCGGCGGCGCGCAATGGCGGGCGGACTCATCTGCTGCTCGGTCACCTGTTGGACACGGCGGCTGTGGCGGGTCTGATGTGGGATCGGTACCTGTCGCCGTCGTTCCGTCGGCGTCTGGACGAGGTCGCTGGGGGGCGGGGACGGGCCTGGTTTATGTGGGTTTGCGGGATCCACGACTGCGGCAAGGCGTGCCCGGCGTTCCAAGGGCTGGACGCAGTGGAGGCCGCTGCCGTGCGCGCGGCCGGGCTGGCATGGGGGCGGTTGCAGACCGGGCGGGGAAAGAAGTGGCGGCATGACGTGGCGGGTGGGGCGATGCTTCTGCCGCGGCTGCGTGAGGAGTGGGGCGATGCCGAGGCCGCAGCGTGGGTGTGGCCGTTGGTGGCGGGCCATCACGGCGCCTTCCCGTCCGTCGGCAGGCTGCGGCCGCCGTACCCCGACGCGCTGGGGCGGGGGTCGGCTTGGACCGAGGTTCAGCGTGCTGTGGTGGATGTGTTCAGCCGTGCCGTCGGCTTCGACGGTCTGGCGGCTGCGAGACCGGTTTCGTCGTTGCGGAAGGCAGAGCAGCTGGCGTTGGCGGGGCTGATCGTGATGGCCGACTGGATCGCCAGCGACAACGAGTGTTTCGAGGGGTTGGCCGATGCTCGTGATGTCTCGCCTGCCGGGGCGTTCCATCGGGCTGAGCTGGCCTGGCGGAAGCTTGGGTTCCAGGGAGGCTGGGCAGAAGTCGTTCTGCCGGGTTCCGCCGTTGCGCCTCTGACGGGACGTCTGGGGGTGTCACCGCGTGCTTCGCAGCGGGAGCTGGTGGAGCGGGCGTGGTCGATGCCGGCGCCGGGGCTGCTCGTGGCTGAGGCTCCGATGGGCGAGGGCAAGACAAAGGGCGCGCTGGCTGCGGCGGAGGTGCTGGCAGCTCGTTTTGGCCTGAACGGTGTGTTCGTGGCGATGCCGACGCAGGCGACGAGCGATCCCATGTATGAGCAGGTCCTGGACTGGGTGCGCTCGTTCAATCCGGGACTCGAGTCTCAGGTCGCGCTGCTGCACGGAAAGCGGCGGTTCAACCAGCAGTGGAAGAAGATCTGGGAGGGCGAACAGCCGCACGGGGCCGGTGAGTCCGAGAGCACGGTGTGGGACGATTTCGGGGCGATCGACGAGGACGACGACTTCGGCTGGCCGGGCAGCAGCACGACCGAGGCGGAGGCCGAGCGCAGCGGGCCGCCAGTGTGGTTCCTGGGCAGCAAGCGTGGACTGTTGACGCCGTTCGCTGTCGGTACCGTCGATCACCTGTTGTATGCGGCAACGCGTACGCGACATGTGATGCTGCGGTTCGCCGGTCTGACGGGCAAGGTCGTGATCGTGGACGAGGTTCACGCAGCCGATGTCTACATGCGCCAGTTCCTGCTGGAGGCGTTGCGGTGGCTCGGTCAGGCGGGGGTGCCGGTGGTGTTGTTGTCGGCTACCTTGCCGCCCGCGCAGCGGCAGGCGTTCGTCGACGCGTACCTGTCGGGGGTGTTGGGGGTGGCGGACGTCGACCAGCCGGTACCGGCTCCGGCCGGTTATCCCTGCGTGACGACGGCGTTCGCGGTGGCCGGGCAGCCGGTGGTGGAGAGTTCCCGTACGCGGGTCCCGTCGTGGCGGGAGTCGGTGCCGACCCGGATCGAGTGGCTGCCGGATGCGGAGAAGGAGGGGGCGGAGGTTGCCGCGGCGGCGCGGGAGGTGGTGCGGGACGGTGGCGTCGTTCTGGTGGTGGTGAACCAAGTGGAGCGAGCTCAGGCGGTCTATGGTGCGTTGCGCGACGGCGGGTTCGACGGGCCTCTGCATCTGCTGCATGGGCGTCTGTGTACAGCCCACCGGGCTGAGCGGACGCAGGAGTGCCTTCGCTTGATGGGGCCGGAGGCTGGGGGCGAGCGGCCGGAGCGCATGGTGGTGGTCGCCACGCAGCTCGCCGAGCAGTCGTTCGACGTGGATGCGGATCTGCTGATCACGGATCTCGCACCGATGGATCTGCTGCTGCAGCGGATCGGGCGGCTGCACCGGCACGCTGGGACGCGGAGGCCATTGGCACATGCCACGCCGCGCGTCTTGGTGACCGGGGTGGCCGCCGAAGACGGCGGGCGTCCTCGGTTCCTGTATGCGTCGAAGAAAATCTATGGGGAGTGGCCGCTGCTGCGTGCTGCGGCCCTGGTGACGGAAGCCGCAGGCCCTTTGGTGCCTCGCGGTGGCGCTGGCGGAGGGGGCAGCGGGGCCTGGAGTGTTCCGGCTGATGTGCCTGGCCTGGTGGCGCGTGCGTACGGGGAGGCGGAGGTCTGTCCGGCGGAGTGGGATGAGTCGGCCGCTTTTGGTAGTTGGAGGGCGGAGGAGGAGAAGCGTCGTTCGGCGGCCGAGGAGTTTCTTCTGACGCGGCCCCGTGAATGGGGGGCGACGACGTTGGAAGGTCTGCACTATGCGGCCAGCAGCGCTGGGTCCGAGGAGGACCTCGATGCGGTGGTACGAGATGGTGATCGTGGCGTCGAGGTCGTCGTGGTGCACCGTGTGGCAGGCGGTTTCACGGCTCTGGACGGAACGCAGCTCGGTGTGCACGGCGAAGTCCTGGACGAAGCGGTAGTGGAGCGGCTGCTAGGCGGATCTGTCCGGCTGCCTGTCGGACTTTCCGAACCTGGCCGGTTGATGAAGCCGCTGCCAGGGTGGTCGGCACACCCCTGGTTGCGGTATGCCCACGCGTTGGTCCTGGAGGACGGGTGTGCGGAGCTGGGCGAGTCCGGGCTCTCGTACGACGACGTGCTGGGACTGGTGGTGGCCCGGCGGTGA
- the casA gene encoding type I-E CRISPR-associated protein Cse1/CasA, with protein MRSVISGGEPLACRGGKAMEWEDDLVRQRWLSAAELGGEGRGLGLLETLTGAHGIRRLDLPVPTMLPAVLRQVLLPVVFDALGVPRSRKEWARRFGQGSFSDEEKEKLADYLGPRYGDRFRLFSERPFAQVAGLSALSGETKTSALLVPSAASGNNVPLFSALSEADHLDLTSAQAVLWLLHAHCWDTAAIKTGAVGDEQAKNGKTTGNPTGPLGQLGVIVPNGRTLYETLLLNTPILHDGLDPGDRPQWAWDERPASSGSKSPASPEWSARPATGVLDLLTFQSRRIRLIPAETEQGPRVRQVVVCGGDRLTATPEQELHTAWNHTAKPKAGQPARRPRRHTSGRAAWQGLGALLALSIPEDGDGPYTSLLLRQISDLHADKYMSAGFALGVETCGLEYGNQSAVVENAIADTLPLPVASLLADDDWLRVAVLECVEQADRVARALDSLQSDLRRASGGDPLPRDKGERPSLLLLHAVDGKMRRLLAGLRTIGDDYELLERAQEAWEITLHRAARRQADALLAAVPPRAVIGRTEKANGKDIAFRSGKAAGAFHTRLGEILTRVSEVAAVGGEKA; from the coding sequence ATGCGGTCCGTGATCTCCGGGGGAGAACCGCTGGCGTGCAGAGGGGGGAAGGCCATGGAATGGGAAGATGATCTGGTTCGACAACGCTGGCTGTCCGCCGCCGAATTGGGTGGCGAGGGCCGGGGGCTGGGACTGCTGGAGACGCTGACCGGCGCGCATGGGATCCGGCGGTTGGATCTGCCGGTTCCGACGATGCTGCCGGCCGTGTTGCGTCAGGTGTTGTTGCCCGTCGTGTTCGACGCGCTGGGAGTGCCACGGTCACGCAAGGAGTGGGCGCGGCGGTTCGGGCAGGGCAGCTTCTCCGACGAGGAGAAGGAGAAGCTCGCCGACTATCTCGGCCCCCGTTACGGAGACCGGTTCCGGCTCTTCTCCGAGCGGCCGTTCGCGCAGGTGGCGGGTTTGTCGGCGCTGAGTGGCGAGACCAAGACGTCGGCTCTGCTGGTTCCTTCGGCGGCATCGGGGAACAACGTGCCGTTGTTCAGCGCCTTGAGCGAGGCCGATCATCTGGACCTGACGTCCGCCCAGGCCGTGTTGTGGCTGCTGCACGCCCACTGCTGGGACACGGCCGCGATCAAGACCGGGGCCGTGGGCGACGAGCAGGCGAAGAACGGCAAGACGACGGGTAATCCGACGGGCCCCTTGGGGCAGCTCGGTGTGATCGTGCCGAACGGCCGGACCCTGTACGAGACGCTGCTGTTGAACACACCCATCCTGCACGACGGGTTGGATCCCGGTGACCGGCCACAGTGGGCCTGGGACGAGCGGCCCGCGTCGTCGGGCTCGAAGTCGCCTGCGAGCCCCGAGTGGTCGGCGCGGCCCGCCACAGGCGTGCTGGACCTGCTCACCTTCCAGTCACGCCGGATCAGGCTGATCCCGGCCGAGACCGAACAGGGCCCGCGGGTACGGCAGGTTGTTGTCTGTGGTGGCGACCGGCTCACGGCCACACCCGAGCAGGAACTGCACACTGCGTGGAACCACACCGCCAAGCCGAAGGCGGGCCAGCCGGCACGCCGGCCCCGCCGTCACACGTCGGGCCGTGCGGCATGGCAGGGGCTCGGCGCCCTGCTGGCGCTGTCGATCCCGGAGGATGGTGACGGCCCGTACACGTCCCTGCTGCTGCGCCAGATCAGCGACCTGCACGCGGATAAGTACATGTCCGCGGGTTTCGCCCTGGGGGTGGAGACCTGTGGTCTGGAGTACGGCAACCAGTCGGCGGTGGTGGAGAACGCCATCGCCGACACTCTCCCGTTGCCCGTCGCGTCCCTTCTCGCAGACGACGACTGGCTGCGCGTGGCCGTCCTGGAGTGCGTGGAGCAGGCCGACCGAGTGGCCAGGGCGTTGGACAGCCTCCAGAGTGATCTGCGTCGCGCCTCCGGCGGGGACCCTCTCCCGCGGGACAAGGGCGAGCGGCCATCGCTGCTTCTCCTCCACGCGGTCGATGGCAAGATGCGGCGTCTGCTGGCCGGGCTGCGGACCATCGGCGACGACTACGAGCTGCTGGAGCGCGCTCAGGAGGCATGGGAGATCACGCTGCACCGGGCGGCACGACGGCAGGCGGACGCCCTGCTGGCTGCCGTGCCACCCCGGGCCGTGATCGGCCGCACCGAAAAGGCCAACGGCAAGGACATCGCGTTCCGCAGCGGCAAGGCCGCCGGCGCCTTCCACACCAGGCTCGGCGAGATCCTCACCCGCGTCAGCGAAGTCGCAGCAGTGGGGGGAGAAAAGGCATGA
- a CDS encoding Type 1 glutamine amidotransferase-like domain-containing protein, translating to MKLLLTDSGIKNASIQDALVDLLGKPIAESSALCIPTAGYGGPGADPGGPWRFISGRSPSPMTELGWKSVGVLELTALPSIDEALWVSWVREADVLLVNGGDALYLCHWMRESGLAALLPSLPDTVYVGLSAGSLVMTPRIGEDLVGWKPPAGGDSALGVVDFSIFPHLDHPACPENTMAEAERWAAGIEGPAYAIDEQTAIKVTNGAVEVVSEGHWKLFQ from the coding sequence ATGAAGCTTCTCCTCACCGACTCCGGCATCAAGAACGCGAGCATCCAGGATGCGCTGGTCGACCTGCTGGGTAAGCCGATCGCCGAGTCCAGCGCCCTGTGTATCCCGACCGCGGGGTATGGGGGTCCCGGCGCCGATCCGGGCGGGCCCTGGCGGTTCATCAGCGGACGATCCCCGAGCCCCATGACCGAGCTGGGGTGGAAGTCGGTGGGGGTGCTGGAACTCACCGCGCTGCCCAGCATCGACGAGGCGCTCTGGGTCTCCTGGGTCCGGGAGGCCGACGTCCTGCTGGTCAATGGCGGTGACGCGCTGTATTTGTGCCACTGGATGCGGGAGTCCGGGCTGGCTGCTCTCCTGCCGTCGCTGCCCGACACGGTGTATGTGGGCCTCAGCGCCGGGAGCCTGGTGATGACCCCCCGCATCGGTGAGGACCTCGTGGGCTGGAAGCCGCCCGCCGGCGGCGACAGTGCGCTGGGCGTGGTTGATTTTTCGATCTTCCCGCACCTGGATCACCCGGCTTGCCCGGAGAACACCATGGCCGAGGCAGAACGATGGGCGGCCGGGATCGAGGGGCCGGCGTATGCGATTGACGAGCAGACCGCCATCAAGGTGACCAACGGCGCTGTCGAAGTGGTCTCCGAGGGCCACTGGAAGTTGTTTCAGTGA
- a CDS encoding DNA cytosine methyltransferase: MILDLFAGPGGWSHALSVLGARDIGLEWDEWACKARAAAGQLTVRTDVALYPVWPWVGRTRGLIASPPCQAWSMAGKRLGLVDQPLVHQAVADLAAGRDTREELLAGCRDERSLLAAEPMRYLHALNLAGEPEWVAMEEVTDVLPLWRQYAEVLRVWGFSVWAGILNAADFGVPQTRRRAILLASRVHTAQPPPPTHARVAEPDSLFGPGRDRWVSMAEALGWGATDRPVPTVYAGGGPGGGPEPFPSGSRQTLAHARDRGNWRQHPDVALEPQKCGAGCTARHGARAATPADAPAPTFTSKATHWKWSLRSNNQTNATVRSVAELAGTLFFGHRANECTWVAEAAVPQPEHGEAQAAPDPIRITAREAGILQTFPADYPWAGNKGQVFSQIGNAVPPRLAAHLLAPHLGVTLRPDDFTLAA, translated from the coding sequence GTGATCCTGGACCTGTTCGCAGGTCCAGGCGGCTGGAGCCACGCGCTGTCCGTGCTCGGCGCGCGGGACATCGGCCTGGAGTGGGACGAATGGGCCTGCAAGGCCCGCGCCGCCGCAGGCCAGTTGACGGTGCGCACCGATGTGGCCCTGTATCCGGTATGGCCGTGGGTCGGCCGGACCCGCGGGCTGATCGCGAGCCCGCCGTGTCAGGCATGGAGCATGGCCGGCAAGCGACTCGGGCTGGTCGACCAGCCGCTCGTACACCAGGCGGTCGCCGATCTCGCCGCCGGACGCGACACCCGCGAGGAACTGCTGGCCGGCTGCCGCGACGAGCGCAGCCTGCTGGCCGCAGAGCCCATGCGCTACCTCCACGCGCTCAACCTGGCGGGCGAGCCGGAGTGGGTCGCCATGGAAGAGGTCACCGACGTCCTGCCCCTATGGCGCCAGTACGCGGAGGTGCTGCGCGTGTGGGGATTCTCGGTGTGGGCCGGGATCTTGAACGCTGCCGACTTCGGGGTGCCGCAGACGAGACGGCGGGCGATCCTGCTCGCCTCGCGGGTCCATACCGCTCAGCCGCCCCCGCCGACCCATGCGCGGGTCGCCGAGCCGGACTCGCTGTTCGGGCCGGGCCGTGACCGCTGGGTCAGCATGGCCGAGGCTCTCGGATGGGGCGCCACCGACCGCCCGGTCCCCACCGTCTACGCCGGCGGCGGCCCCGGCGGCGGACCGGAGCCCTTTCCTTCCGGATCCCGCCAGACGCTCGCCCATGCCCGCGACCGCGGTAACTGGCGTCAGCATCCCGACGTGGCGCTCGAACCGCAGAAGTGCGGGGCGGGCTGTACCGCACGCCACGGCGCCCGCGCCGCGACTCCCGCCGACGCGCCGGCACCCACGTTCACCAGCAAGGCCACCCATTGGAAGTGGTCCCTGCGCAGCAACAACCAGACCAACGCCACCGTCCGCAGCGTGGCCGAGCTGGCCGGGACGCTGTTCTTCGGGCACCGCGCCAACGAGTGCACCTGGGTCGCCGAAGCCGCCGTCCCGCAGCCGGAGCACGGGGAGGCGCAGGCCGCGCCGGATCCGATCCGGATCACCGCCCGTGAGGCCGGAATCCTGCAGACCTTCCCCGCCGACTACCCCTGGGCCGGCAACAAGGGTCAGGTCTTCAGCCAGATCGGCAACGCCGTGCCGCCCCGCCTCGCGGCCCACCTACTCGCCCCTCACCTGGGCGTCACCCTCCGCCCCGACGACTTCACCCTGGCCGCCTGA
- a CDS encoding transposase family protein, whose amino-acid sequence MVIHAAALDLPHALVEWVTMLIITREGDRRCKLRPSQRAMVALVYLREHTTLAKIAAGFGISESTAHAYTSAVIDLLAERAPGLLKTLREHEPEFVLLDGTLAECDRVGDGRADYSHKHRRHGVNVQVVTDPGGQLLWLSPALPGRTHDLTAARTHRIIRICERQGVPILADLAYQGAGPWLTTGIKRRPLQELTPTEKSRNQALAAARAPVERGVARLKSWRIFRRSRCSPNRMTSIAKAILTLERQR is encoded by the coding sequence TTGGTCATCCATGCTGCCGCACTCGACCTGCCGCATGCACTCGTGGAGTGGGTCACCATGCTGATCATCACCCGTGAGGGCGACCGGCGCTGCAAGCTTCGTCCGTCCCAGCGCGCGATGGTGGCACTGGTGTACCTGCGCGAGCACACCACTCTTGCGAAGATCGCCGCCGGGTTCGGGATCAGCGAGTCCACCGCCCACGCCTACACCAGCGCGGTCATCGACCTGCTCGCCGAACGTGCACCAGGCCTCCTGAAGACGCTGCGCGAGCACGAACCCGAGTTCGTCCTGCTTGACGGCACCCTCGCCGAGTGCGACCGGGTCGGCGACGGCCGGGCCGACTACTCCCACAAACACCGGCGCCACGGCGTGAACGTGCAGGTCGTCACCGACCCCGGCGGCCAGTTGCTGTGGCTCTCGCCCGCCCTGCCGGGCCGCACCCATGACCTGACTGCCGCCCGCACCCACCGGATCATCCGGATCTGCGAACGCCAAGGCGTTCCCATCCTGGCCGATCTCGCCTACCAGGGCGCCGGCCCATGGCTGACCACCGGCATCAAACGCAGGCCCCTGCAGGAACTCACCCCCACCGAAAAGTCCCGCAACCAGGCACTGGCCGCAGCGCGAGCGCCCGTCGAACGCGGCGTCGCGAGGCTGAAGTCCTGGCGGATCTTCCGCAGGTCCCGGTGCAGCCCCAACCGCATGACGTCAATCGCCAAGGCTATCCTCACGCTGGAGCGGCAACGCTGA
- the casB gene encoding type I-E CRISPR-associated protein Cse2/CasB → MSTLTAVSGSHRRPYYWEEVTENWSAPRGQSNANATGLPTWAEHGLRALREGLGREPGTVPGMRYLHRVELTDAARNAEDMPRSYQAEHAALTLFGLHQHGATKPVHHPGAGLGAACRALREHQATAPLKTSGQRLTTVQERRVAVPVARRLAAAATALDLDELVHHLRGLVPMLRQAEVGLDYTRLHRDLCDWLTPHHGRVLRAWGLQYTHSPAEAAESGRNEKGVEPAFWAGFDPARPDAGAELAALRCGLGEEAGTVPAMWVCYRTTMGSELRAKGALTRDLIAEHTALALFGLHQQGRQQPMHTPHLSPGTACRLLLARNKNTDRTALERRLGVLLTSLDTGELAHHLRSLVPLLRQADVGLDYDLLRRALRNWGDPKQPEAQSRLRSAWDRDFRRTDPQT, encoded by the coding sequence ATGAGCACCCTGACAGCCGTCTCCGGAAGTCATCGCCGCCCCTACTACTGGGAGGAGGTCACCGAGAACTGGTCCGCGCCTCGCGGACAGTCCAACGCCAACGCCACCGGTCTGCCGACGTGGGCCGAACATGGCCTGCGCGCGCTGCGCGAGGGTCTGGGACGAGAGCCAGGCACCGTACCCGGTATGCGATACCTGCACCGGGTGGAACTCACCGACGCCGCCCGGAACGCGGAAGACATGCCGCGCTCCTACCAGGCCGAACACGCCGCGCTCACCCTCTTCGGCCTGCACCAGCACGGAGCGACGAAACCCGTCCACCACCCGGGAGCAGGACTGGGGGCGGCCTGCCGAGCGTTGCGCGAGCACCAGGCCACCGCACCTCTGAAGACCAGCGGCCAGCGCCTGACCACCGTGCAAGAGCGGCGGGTGGCCGTCCCAGTGGCACGGCGACTTGCTGCCGCCGCGACAGCATTGGACCTCGACGAGCTCGTGCACCATCTGCGCGGTCTGGTGCCGATGCTGCGGCAGGCGGAGGTCGGCCTGGACTACACGCGGCTCCACCGCGACCTGTGTGACTGGCTGACACCTCACCACGGCCGGGTGCTGCGCGCCTGGGGCTTGCAGTACACCCACTCCCCCGCCGAAGCCGCAGAGAGCGGGCGGAATGAAAAGGGTGTGGAGCCTGCCTTCTGGGCCGGCTTCGACCCCGCCCGTCCGGACGCCGGGGCCGAACTGGCGGCCCTGCGCTGCGGCCTGGGCGAGGAGGCCGGGACAGTCCCGGCCATGTGGGTCTGCTACCGCACAACGATGGGCAGTGAACTGCGCGCCAAGGGCGCCCTGACCCGGGACCTGATCGCCGAGCACACCGCGCTGGCCCTCTTCGGGCTGCACCAGCAGGGCCGGCAGCAGCCGATGCATACGCCCCACCTCAGCCCCGGCACCGCGTGCCGGCTCCTTCTCGCACGGAACAAGAACACGGACCGGACGGCGCTGGAGCGCAGACTCGGCGTCCTGCTCACCTCCCTGGACACCGGCGAGCTGGCCCACCACCTGCGCAGTCTCGTTCCCCTGCTGCGCCAGGCTGACGTCGGCCTCGACTACGACCTCCTGCGCAGGGCCCTGCGCAACTGGGGCGACCCGAAACAGCCGGAGGCGCAGTCCCGGCTCCGCAGCGCGTGGGACCGCGACTTCCGCCGTACGGACCCGCAGACCTGA
- a CDS encoding bifunctional 5,10-methylenetetrahydrofolate dehydrogenase/5,10-methenyltetrahydrofolate cyclohydrolase, with protein MSATQMAQLMDGTSLAKRIVEEAAVKAAEISQSTGTAPCLATVLVGEDPASVTYVRMKRARCAKAGIQSRHIALPATTTTAELIDTLAGLSADPEVHGILLQHPCGPHIDERAAFEAIAPEKDVDGVTMHSFAAMSFGLPGFVSCTPGGIMRLLEAYDVDLAGKHAVVVGRSAILGKPVGMLLLAKDATLTYCHSRTAGLSGIVREADVVVAAVGRPRLIQGEDIKPGAIVIDAGYNPGNVGDVDFDTALTRARLITPVPGGVGPMTIAVLLAQTVNAAASQLGIQRY; from the coding sequence GTGTCCGCGACTCAGATGGCCCAGCTCATGGACGGCACCAGCCTTGCCAAGCGCATCGTCGAAGAGGCTGCTGTCAAGGCGGCGGAGATTTCGCAGAGCACGGGCACTGCGCCGTGTCTGGCGACCGTATTGGTGGGAGAGGACCCTGCGTCGGTCACGTACGTCCGTATGAAGCGGGCGCGGTGCGCAAAGGCAGGTATCCAGTCCCGGCACATCGCTCTGCCCGCGACGACCACGACCGCTGAGCTGATCGACACCCTCGCTGGCCTGTCCGCCGATCCGGAGGTGCACGGCATCCTTCTGCAGCATCCTTGCGGTCCGCACATCGACGAGCGCGCGGCGTTCGAGGCGATCGCCCCGGAGAAGGATGTCGATGGGGTCACGATGCACTCCTTCGCCGCGATGAGCTTTGGCCTGCCGGGCTTCGTGTCCTGCACGCCGGGCGGGATCATGCGACTGCTGGAGGCGTACGACGTCGACCTCGCGGGCAAGCACGCTGTCGTGGTGGGCCGCAGCGCCATCCTCGGCAAACCGGTGGGGATGCTCCTGCTCGCCAAGGACGCAACGCTGACGTATTGCCACTCCCGGACGGCGGGCTTGTCGGGGATCGTCCGTGAAGCGGATGTCGTGGTGGCGGCTGTGGGACGCCCCAGGCTGATCCAGGGTGAGGACATCAAGCCCGGCGCGATTGTGATCGATGCCGGATACAACCCGGGCAACGTCGGCGACGTGGACTTCGACACCGCCCTCACCCGCGCCCGTCTGATCACTCCGGTGCCTGGCGGTGTCGGGCCGATGACGATCGCTGTCCTGCTCGCACAGACCGTGAACGCCGCCGCAAGCCAGCTTGGAATCCAGCGCTACTGA